One Nitrospira sp. genomic window, CTGCGGATTTTCCCGGCGTCCGGGAGAAAGTCCGACACGCTATCCCACGGCCTGTGCCCCACAAGCCTGGGCGGCTGGCGCCGGTTTTCAGGCATTGCAAGCCTGTCTGGGCTTGCAGATCGATGGGACTCGGGGCCTCGTACAGTTCGTGCATCCCGTTCTCCCGCCGTTCCTGGAACGAGTCGAATTACGGAACCTCAGGATTGGAACTGCGAGCCTCGACCTCGTGCTCGATCGTCATGAGAACAAAGTGGCCGTGACCGTGGCTCGCCGAACTGGTGAGGTGGAGGTCCTGCTCACGATGTAGTTCCCACCCCTTCGTGCATCGTCTTCGTCTCGGGACCAACGTCATTCGTAATATGTAAACGCCGGTTTACGATGAACTTCCGCCCCTCCTCCGCCGACAAGAGTGCTAGCGCCCCGAACACGAGTGGTCCGAAGATCCAGAGAGGCAAGGGGCTGGTTCCAAAGATCTCGTTCCCGATCGGTGTGTAGGTAATGAGCGCCAAGATGATCAGCTCGGTGAGAATCCCCCACAGAATGAACGGGTTGGTCAGCCATCCGAGTCGAGCCACCGACAGATGGTCGGATCGGCAGGCGAACACGTTCGCGACTTGTGCGAACACGATCCCGGCGAAGGTGACGGTTGTTGCCTCCCTATACAATGGAGAGGACCAAGCCAGGGTTTCTCCCCACGTCCACCCCTGACTGTTGAGATAGAGGAAGAATCCTCCCATCGCGATCTCTGCTTCCATGAGCCCGAGGAACAAATAGGCCCGCAGCAGGATGGGGAGGCTCAGCAGTCGTTCGCTTCGTGGGCGCGGTGGAAGGTTCATGACATCGGATTGAGGCCGCTCTATCCCGAGGCCCAGGGCGGGGATCATGTCGGTTCCGAGATCGACTGCCAAGACTTGTGGAATTGTGAGGGCTAGCGGCATGCCGAGGAAACCATAGCCGAGAAATGGGACTATTTCCGGGACGTTGCTCGCCAGTATGTAGGACGAGAATTTGCGAATGTTGTCATAGACAGTGCGGCCTTCCTCAATCGCACTCACGATCGTTGCGAAGTTGTCGTCGAGCAGTATCATGTCGGCCGTTTCTTTGGCGACATCCGTGCCGGTGATGCCCATCGCGATGCCGATGTCGGCTTTCTTGAGAGCCGGCGCGTCATTGACTCCATCGCCGGTGACTCCAACCACTTCCCCCATCTCCTTGAATGTGGACACGATCCGCATCTTGTGGCGCGGGGCCATCCGGGCAAAGACCGGGTCCGGTTCTCCTGGCCGAGACGGGGTCAGCAGCTGGCGGAGTTGCTCGTCGCTCATCTGATCAAGCTGCGGCCCTTCGATGACCGGGACGAAACTGTTCGGTGGCGATACAGCCTGTTCAGGAACTAGGCCGATCTTGCGTGCAAGAGCCAATGCCGTGAGCGGATGGTCTCCGGTGACCATGACGATGCGGACACCGGCTCTTCGACATTTCCTGATGGCCTCAGGCACTTCTCGGTGCGGCGGATCCATCATGGCCACGAGTCCGAGGAACGTCAGGTCTGATTCAATCGTGTCCACTTCAATGTGATCAGGCTGATGGCCGACTTCGCGCATGGCGACGGCGAGCACGCGGTAGGCCTGCTCGGCAAAGGATCGGCTCTGGCTCAGGATGCGCGTGCGCTCATGCGAGGTCATCGTTATGGCATTGCCATGGACGTGAGCGTTAGCGCAGAGAGGTAAGATCGATTCCGGAGCGCCCTTGGTGAATGCGATGAGTCGTCCTTCTGCCCAATGAAGGGTGCTCATCCGCTTCCGATCTGCATCGAATGCCAACTCCCCCATGCGCCGCAGGGGAGGCCGGTGGGCCAATCCATGTTCGATGGCAAATTCCAGCAACGCAACTTCCGTCGGATCGCCGGTGACCACGAAACGTCCATCGGACTTCCGGACGCGCTTGGCGTTGTGGCAATGAAGCAGCGCATCGAAGAAGGAACGCCATTGCTCAGCATCGACTGTACCGATCATGCGGCCTCTGGTGAAAAAACAACCCTCTCGTGAGTCGATCACAAGTCCGTCGGTGAAGAATCGATCCACTTTCATGCGATTTTCTGTCAATGTCCCCGTCTTATCCGTGCAAAGCACCGTGGTGCAGCCGAGGGTCTCAACGGAGGGCAGGTGCTTGATCAACGCGTTACGCTTCGCCATCCGAAGGCTGCTCATGGCAAGGGCGAGCGTGACGGTCGGGAGCAAACCCTCCGGCACGTTGGCCACGATGATGCCGATGCCGAAGATCGCACTGATCCAGAATCCGAGTCCCGTTGAGGCACCGATCACGAAGAACGCGGCTCCCATGGCCAATGAAATGACACCGACGATACGGGTGACCGTAATGATCTCTTGCTGAAGAGGGCTGAATTCGGTTTCGACTGTGGTGGTGAGTGCGGCGATCTTGCCGAACTCCGATCGCATCCCAGTGGCGAAGACGACGGCACGACCATGTCCCGATAAGATGGTGGTGCCGGCAAACACGAGATTCGGAAGGTTGAGCCAGTGTCCGTCTTGTGTGGCCTCGGCTATCCGTTGTTTTGGTCTTGATTCGCCGGTCAAGGCGGCATTGTCCACCCGCATGCCTATCGCTTCGATGAGGCGCGCATCGGCCGGCACCCGTTCGCCTTCCTCTAAGATCAGCACATCGCCGGGCACGATGTCCTTCCGTACGGCTTCGACGGATTGCCCGTCTCTCGTGACCCACGCTTTGCTCGGCAGCAGGCGGCGGAGTGCCTGAACGGCGTGTTCCGCTTTGTATTCCTGGAAAAAAGCGAACCCGGCGTTGATGATGATGACGCCGAGGATGGCCCAACCCAGCGTTGCCATACCCTCACCGGGTCGCATGAAGTCGGCCGCAAAGGAAAGGCCGGCGGCGATCCAGAGGAGAATGGCGAGGAAGTGGGTGAAATGGCGGAGGAGTCCACGGAGGAGCGAGTAGCGATCCGGCTCGATGAGAACATTCGGCCCATATTGCCCCAATCGCCGTTGAGCCTCATCGGAAGACAATCCACCGTTGCTAGTTTCCAGCCGTTTCAGCGCATCTTCGGTCGGAAGCTGGTGAATGTCGTGATGGCTGAACTCAGGCACGGGCGCCTCGTACGATCAGCACCGAACAGGGGGCATGTCGGAGCAGGCTTTCAGAGACGCTACCGAGGTAGAGTCTCTCGCTCTTCGTCAAATCGCGGGATCCGATGACCAAGAGTTCGTCCCGATTGGCTTCTATGTGTTTGACGATGGTTTCAATGACGTGGTCTATCTGGACCTGCGTCACGACCAGAAAGCCATCCTTAATGAACGCATTCCGTACATTGTTCACGAGCGCGGCGGCCCGCTCCATGACCGGCTTCGTCAATTCGGCCAGCTGCGATTCGGATAAGTAGCGGGCGGCAAAGTCCGTGACGGGACTCTCCACTGAAGAGAGAATCGTGACGGTGGCGGTCTCTGGAAGAAGGTAGGATCGCAGAAACTTCGCGGCGGCCCGTGACGGTTTGGAGTCGTCGATGGCGAGCGTGACATGGAGAAGTTTGTGCGTCGGTTGTTTCACCACCCACACAGAACAGGGAGCCATCGAGGCAACTTGGCGCGAAATACTTCCCAATAAGAACCCTTGAATATCGCTGAGTCCACGCGATCCCATGATGATCAGATCCGCCTTCACGCGACGCGCTTCTCTGGCGATGGTCTTCGCCAGTGGGCCATGAGCCAAGATGGTTTGAATGGTTGAGTGCGGCGCCGTGGCTGCTTGACCAAGAGCGACGTGAGCCGATCGCGCCGCCTCCCGGAGCAGACTCCCTCCTGCCTTTTCCATGGCCGCCAGAACTCGGCGCTCCCGGACGGGATTCTTCCCGGCGAGCGCTTGGAGAGCCCGCTTGTCGATGACATGCAGGAGCGCCACTTGTTCAGGCTCTCGGCTGGCCAGCGCCTCAAGCGCCTGGACCCCCCACTGGGAATGTTCCGACCCATCGACCGCACATAAGATCCGCATGATCGCTTCCCCTCCTCGGCGAAGGTGATTGTGTGGAAATCATTCTGGGTATCAGACCTGCATTGGATGTGCCTATGAGAAGATGGCGTATAAAGGAAGAATGGGCCCTCTCCCAATGAGTTAATGAGTTATGGAGGGAGGCGCTCTTTTATTTCTTCGAAGTGTTGCAGCGTTTTGCAGCAGGAGCAGATGATCGACTGTGGTGTTTCGCGTCAGTTGAGCTTCTAGACGACTCAAATTGATCAGGATCGAGTCCGGTACACAGAGTGTCACCCAGTCTTCGCTAGTCAGAGAATCGGAGCTTGGTCATTCGGATCGCCGAGGACTGATATTTGGTAACGACGAGGGGGCAAATCCTATCGGAAGGACCTAAGGAGGAACGATGGAAAAGGCGAAAAAGGCGAAGAGGGGTAAGGTCGTTAAAGCCAAAGACTTTGAGTCCATGACAGTTAGTCAGGTCATGGAGAAGGAAGTCCAGTCCGTTCGTCTGAGAACGAAGGGAGATGTGATTGCGTCGCTCATGATCGAGGGCTTTGGGGCCGTCCCGGTCGTCGAGAATGGGCGCAAGCTGACCGGTATTGTCAGCGAACATGATTTACTGGGGGCGGTAGACGATGGTCATCGACTTGGCGCGGTTTTGGCGAAAGATGTCATGACTTCCAACCCCTACTCAGTCAGGCCTGAAACGACGCTCGGAACGTTGGTCCATGTGCTACGCGTAAGCGATTTGGTTCGCGTCCCAGTCGTGGATGACAAGGATAAATTGGTCGGTATCATCGCGAGGCGCGATGTCTTGCGAACCTATCTCGCCACTGGCGGCAAACGATAACAGTGAGGAGCGTATGAGACAAACCGAATTCTTTCTGAAGGCCTGCGATCCGAAGACCTTGACGGTGGGACAGCTGATGCAGGACGCCGTCACACGATGCACGTCGCGCACTGACGCCTCGGCGATCGCCCACATGATGACCCATCGGAACTTTGGGAGTCTTCCGGTCGTGGAAGATGATGGCACATTGGTCGGGATTGTGACCGAATATGATCTCCTCCAGGCCATGCTGGAGGGGCGTGATCTTAGAAAGGTTCTTGCGACTGAGATCATGTCGGTCCATCCCGTGACTGTGACAGAGGATCAAACCCTTGCCCAGGTAGCCGATCTATTCCAGAATCGCTATTTGACTCGTGTCCCGGTTGTCCAAAATAACAAGCTGGTGGGGATTCTTGCCAGGCGAGATCTGTTGTTCGGTTATATGAAGGCGTCCCAGTATTGGTCCTAGCAGACTGTTGCAGCTTATATTGACCGTACTTTCAAACT contains:
- a CDS encoding CBS domain-containing protein; this encodes MTRINWSVSSRGAMSCEPISPLAANDNSEERMRQTEFFLKACDPKTLTVGQLMQDAVTRCTSRTDASAIAHMMTHRNFGSLPVVEDDGTLVGIVTEYDLLQAMLEGRDLRKVLATEIMSVHPVTVTEDQTLAQVADLFQNRYLTRVPVVQNNKLVGILARRDLLFGYMKASQYWS
- a CDS encoding cation-transporting P-type ATPase; the protein is MPEFSHHDIHQLPTEDALKRLETSNGGLSSDEAQRRLGQYGPNVLIEPDRYSLLRGLLRHFTHFLAILLWIAAGLSFAADFMRPGEGMATLGWAILGVIIINAGFAFFQEYKAEHAVQALRRLLPSKAWVTRDGQSVEAVRKDIVPGDVLILEEGERVPADARLIEAIGMRVDNAALTGESRPKQRIAEATQDGHWLNLPNLVFAGTTILSGHGRAVVFATGMRSEFGKIAALTTTVETEFSPLQQEIITVTRIVGVISLAMGAAFFVIGASTGLGFWISAIFGIGIIVANVPEGLLPTVTLALAMSSLRMAKRNALIKHLPSVETLGCTTVLCTDKTGTLTENRMKVDRFFTDGLVIDSREGCFFTRGRMIGTVDAEQWRSFFDALLHCHNAKRVRKSDGRFVVTGDPTEVALLEFAIEHGLAHRPPLRRMGELAFDADRKRMSTLHWAEGRLIAFTKGAPESILPLCANAHVHGNAITMTSHERTRILSQSRSFAEQAYRVLAVAMREVGHQPDHIEVDTIESDLTFLGLVAMMDPPHREVPEAIRKCRRAGVRIVMVTGDHPLTALALARKIGLVPEQAVSPPNSFVPVIEGPQLDQMSDEQLRQLLTPSRPGEPDPVFARMAPRHKMRIVSTFKEMGEVVGVTGDGVNDAPALKKADIGIAMGITGTDVAKETADMILLDDNFATIVSAIEEGRTVYDNIRKFSSYILASNVPEIVPFLGYGFLGMPLALTIPQVLAVDLGTDMIPALGLGIERPQSDVMNLPPRPRSERLLSLPILLRAYLFLGLMEAEIAMGGFFLYLNSQGWTWGETLAWSSPLYREATTVTFAGIVFAQVANVFACRSDHLSVARLGWLTNPFILWGILTELIILALITYTPIGNEIFGTSPLPLWIFGPLVFGALALLSAEEGRKFIVNRRLHITNDVGPETKTMHEGVGTTS
- a CDS encoding universal stress protein; its protein translation is MRILCAVDGSEHSQWGVQALEALASREPEQVALLHVIDKRALQALAGKNPVRERRVLAAMEKAGGSLLREAARSAHVALGQAATAPHSTIQTILAHGPLAKTIAREARRVKADLIIMGSRGLSDIQGFLLGSISRQVASMAPCSVWVVKQPTHKLLHVTLAIDDSKPSRAAAKFLRSYLLPETATVTILSSVESPVTDFAARYLSESQLAELTKPVMERAAALVNNVRNAFIKDGFLVVTQVQIDHVIETIVKHIEANRDELLVIGSRDLTKSERLYLGSVSESLLRHAPCSVLIVRGARA
- a CDS encoding CBS domain-containing protein is translated as MEKAKKAKRGKVVKAKDFESMTVSQVMEKEVQSVRLRTKGDVIASLMIEGFGAVPVVENGRKLTGIVSEHDLLGAVDDGHRLGAVLAKDVMTSNPYSVRPETTLGTLVHVLRVSDLVRVPVVDDKDKLVGIIARRDVLRTYLATGGKR